CACTTCTAATAAAATTCTTTTTCTAGACGAATATTTGATTTTTACTTCCAATTCTGAGAATTCTTTTATATAATATATGATTTCTTGTTCTGTTACTTTATCAGCCTGACATCTAATCTCATCTATGTTTTCTTTGGACATATCAAGTATCTGTGTACCATTTTCTACTGATTTCAGAACTAATATATTTCTTAGATGATTGATCAAATCCATGATGAATTGGTTTATATCTCTACCCTGCATCATAATGGTTTCAGTTAATTCCATACATTTCTTGGCATCCTTATTAGTTATGGCATCCACCATATCAATAAATATCTTGGTATCAACTGCTCCAAGTACCTCTAGTACTTTATCAAAAGTGATTTCTTGTCCTAAATAGAAAGCTATACATTGATCTAGTATACTAAGGGCATCACGCATTGATCCATCAGCTACTTTTGCAATGTATTTTATTGCATTGTCTTCTATATCGACATTGTCTGCATTCATGTAATGACTAAGTGTTTCTGAAATAGTTTCAATGGATATTCTTTTGAAATCATACCTTTGACATCTAGAAAGAATCGTCGCAGGGATTTTATGAGGTTCTGTTGTAGCAAGTATAAATATAACATGCTCCGGTGGCTCTTCCAAAGTTTTCAATAGTGCATTGAAAGCTCCTGTTGATAGCATATGAACCTCGTCAATAATATATACCTTGTATTTACCCTCTGTAGGGGTATATCTTACTTCTTCCCTAATCTCTCTGATATTATCAACACCATTATTAGAGGCTGCATCTATTTCAACAATATTCATACTGCGGTTTTCATTGATTGTCGTACATACTTTACATTTATTACAAGGACTTCCGTTTACAGGTTCTTCACAATTAACCGCTTTTGCAAATATTTTAGCTGTTGAAGTCTTACCAGTACCCCTAGTACCACAAAATAAATAGGCATGTGCTATTCTGTTTGCCATTATCTGATTGCTCAATGTCTTAACTATATGATCTTGTCCCATTACACCCTCAAAACCTTTTGGGCGCCATCTTCTATAAAGAGCTGTATATGACATAATTACACTTCCTTTTACAATCGAAACGACCTTGTCGCGTTATTCTCGTTAACTATAATCTAATCTTAATTACTATATTAAATTATATCACAAAAACTAACCTAAATAAACATATACACATTTAACTATATAGTGACATGCTCCCCCACTAAACCTATAAAACGGTTTTGAGGGGGCTTCTTGGGACGTAGTAACCTAATGGTTACTATTATTACCAAGCTCTACGGGTAAGCCCTACCCTGTAATATTTTAATATTG
The sequence above is a segment of the Vallitalea longa genome. Coding sequences within it:
- the dnaX gene encoding DNA polymerase III subunit gamma/tau, coding for MSYTALYRRWRPKGFEGVMGQDHIVKTLSNQIMANRIAHAYLFCGTRGTGKTSTAKIFAKAVNCEEPVNGSPCNKCKVCTTINENRSMNIVEIDAASNNGVDNIREIREEVRYTPTEGKYKVYIIDEVHMLSTGAFNALLKTLEEPPEHVIFILATTEPHKIPATILSRCQRYDFKRISIETISETLSHYMNADNVDIEDNAIKYIAKVADGSMRDALSILDQCIAFYLGQEITFDKVLEVLGAVDTKIFIDMVDAITNKDAKKCMELTETIMMQGRDINQFIMDLINHLRNILVLKSVENGTQILDMSKENIDEIRCQADKVTEQEIIYYIKEFSELEVKIKYSSRKRILLEVQLMKLCQPSMDNSQTGLLARIKDIEEKLEKGIKVVGTKEEQPEQRQKKVKKTIKPLAKAVPEDIKNAIKNWAKIFKSFDGMGKAFIRESKPSYIDGEWLYIVCPNDVSKKFLSQEEFISKINSELQTINKKKFDIKIIDQDEYDLMTGQQGLNDEQQVSNSNYEEITSKVNFDVKIL